AGGTCGTGGGCAAGCGACGAGGCCGCGGCCAGGGTCATCCCCGCGACCGACGAGAGCAGGGTGATGAACACCATGCCCGCCACGGCCGAGTAGAGAATCGTGGACCCTGCCGAGGCGGGGGCTCCGCCGAGCGCCTGCGAGAGCATGAGCACCGACGTTCTGCCCTGCGGGTCGGCCGCGGTGATGTACCGCGAGCCCACCAGCGCCGCCGACCCCGTACCCATGATGATCACGAGCAGACAGAACGTGGTGACCGTGCTCACCGCCCACGACATGGAGCGACGCACGGCCGGGACGTCCTGCGCGGAGTACAGACGCATCGTGATGTGCGGCAGGCAGGCCACGCCGAGAACCACGGTGATCTGGAGACCGACGAAGTCCAGCCGGTCGACGGCCGAGGTGCCCAGCTGAAGGCCCTGCCGCAGATAGGCGGGGCCCGCGCCGCTGCCGTGCTGGGCCGCCCTGAGGACGTCGCCGGGGTTCCAGTCGAAGCGCCTGAGCACGAGAGCGGCGACGACGACGCTGGTGGCGAGCAGGAGCACGATCTTGATCATCTGGATGAGTGCGGTGCCTCTCATGCCGCCGAGCGCCGCATAAATGATCATCAGGCTGCCGACGATGACGATGCACGCCGTCCTGGCGCCCGCCAGGTGCGGGATGTTCAGGATGAAGGTGAGCAGCGACCCCGCCCCGGAGAGCTGGACGACCAGGAAGGGCAGGGTCGCCGAAAGTGTCACCACACAGGCGGCGACACGCACGGCCCGTCCGGGCATGTTGCGGGCCAGGACGTCGCCCATGGTGAACCGGCCGGCGTTGCGCAGGGGTTCGGCCAGCAGGAACATCATCAGCACCAGGGACAGGGCGGTGCTGACCGCCAGGACGTACCCGTCGTATCCGGCGAGCGCGATGATGCCGGTGGTACTCAGCACGGTGGCCGCGGAGATGTAGTCGCCCGCGATCGCCAGGCCGTTCTTCAGCGGGGTGAGCGAGCGGTAGCCGGTGTAGAAGTTCGTCAGGTCGTCGCGGTCGGGTCCCGCCATCACACACATCAGCAGCGTGACGGTGACCAGTGCGGTGAACAGGACCAGGACGGTGGTCTGTGTCCCGGCGCCGAAGTCGTTCATCTCGCCGCTCCCCCGTGCCCGCCGGCGGGGACCGCCTGCTCCCTGACGGCCCGGGCCAACGGATCCACCGAGCGCTGTGCACTGCGTCCGTACCAGAAGACCGCCGCGAAGGTGACGACGAGCTGGAGCACCCCCAGGGCCATTCCCAGGCTCAGCTCTCCGGCGATCCTGGCCCCCATCAGGGCGGGTGCGTAACAGGACAGCACGACGTACACCACGAACGAGCCGAGCGCGGTGAGCGTGGCGATCCGGCGGAGCAGGCGGTAGGCCGAGCGCAGGGCGGCGAGATCGGCACCGCGCCGATGAGTCTCGTACGCGTACGGCTCGTTCCAAGAGGCTTGCCCGTACGACGCGTACGGCTCGTTCCATGGGGCTTGCCGGTACGGCGCGTACTGCGGGGTGTGGTGTGCGTACGAGCCTGGCTCGCCGTGGGGCGGTGGCCATCCCGTATCTGATGGCGGGTACCTGTTCTCGTCGGCGAACGTCATCGCGTGGCCTTCCGCTACGGCTCGGATCGGTGGAGGGGACTGTGGGAGGATGGCGTGGCGGCGCACGATACCGACTGGTTGGAATGCCGGTAAGTCCACTGCGGGTCACGTTTCGGGGTCGGTACGGCCGTCGGGCGGCCCGCCCTCGGCCGACCCGGGCAGCCGGCGTGTGGCGAACCTCACACG
Above is a genomic segment from Streptomyces fodineus containing:
- a CDS encoding cation acetate symporter, which gives rise to MNDFGAGTQTTVLVLFTALVTVTLLMCVMAGPDRDDLTNFYTGYRSLTPLKNGLAIAGDYISAATVLSTTGIIALAGYDGYVLAVSTALSLVLMMFLLAEPLRNAGRFTMGDVLARNMPGRAVRVAACVVTLSATLPFLVVQLSGAGSLLTFILNIPHLAGARTACIVIVGSLMIIYAALGGMRGTALIQMIKIVLLLATSVVVAALVLRRFDWNPGDVLRAAQHGSGAGPAYLRQGLQLGTSAVDRLDFVGLQITVVLGVACLPHITMRLYSAQDVPAVRRSMSWAVSTVTTFCLLVIIMGTGSAALVGSRYITAADPQGRTSVLMLSQALGGAPASAGSTILYSAVAGMVFITLLSSVAGMTLAAASSLAHDLFAHAARRGRAEPRTEMTVAAWTSVAVGVVAIGLSTLVQNWNVGVLTTLAICMGASAVAPALTYSLFWRGFTRTGLLATLYGGAACALLLMVFSKAVSGTPSAVFPNAHFDLFPMQSTGLVSIPFGYLAGWLGSRLDHRRRPADSHENRRLYEESEARLLAAAE
- a CDS encoding DUF485 domain-containing protein, translating into MTFADENRYPPSDTGWPPPHGEPGSYAHHTPQYAPYRQAPWNEPYASYGQASWNEPYAYETHRRGADLAALRSAYRLLRRIATLTALGSFVVYVVLSCYAPALMGARIAGELSLGMALGVLQLVVTFAAVFWYGRSAQRSVDPLARAVREQAVPAGGHGGAAR